In one window of Candidatus Scalindua sp. DNA:
- a CDS encoding SWF/SNF helicase family protein: MGSGRHKEDTFDSNPTTEFVNGAFGLSTIIDDYLFGDSRSFRQLYVNDADLESLKTRLKGFCKRTLRQQVLQYIPYTNRKAITIHFAQTDREIKLYQGITAFLQQPDTYAIPTSQKSLITLVMRKILASSSYALIATLETIKRRLEKLSDEQPVEENIVDQLVDDESLDDEEMEELGIAMKEEEDKTEDQDGGKIDKEKIDHEIELLEKFIEDAKVIKVDSKTKKLRDGIERGFAEAEKMGAKKKAVVFTESRRTQQYLKDYLDANGYAGRVVTFNGTNTDQESKKIYENWLEHNRDTGRISGSKSSDKRIAILEHFRDTSDILIATEAAAEGINLQFCSLVINYDLPWNPQRIEQRIGRCHRYGQKYDVVVINFLNERNDVDRQVYDLLVYKFKLFSGVFGASDEVLGSLESGVDFEKEVLRIYRQCRKPQEIQSAFSELQQKMDEQIQSKIKESKQILLEHFDEDVHERLKLHLDQTQDLLDKMELRFWKITEHVLEKRAEFHCEELSFYLKEPPGNTIRTGNYHLISKRKENVESIYLYRMSHPLGEYVLSESRRCNTPYAELVFDISSHPVKISVVESLKRKSGYLILSKLMIKSFGQDEYLLFNAFDDTGAVIHPEICEKLFDCGATTQRDVSLPDEIQKRLRDDAQCHIDATIDKTMERNNSYYHDECDRLFRWTDDLISSAEKELKDTKNRLRALNRELRQSTSLQEKHDVEVKIRETEKIQRRQRQRIFDVEDEIEEKRDILIDTLKKKMEQKTDTETLFMIRWKVV, from the coding sequence GTGGGTTCTGGAAGACACAAAGAAGATACTTTTGACAGCAACCCCACTACAGAATTCGTTAATGGAGCTTTTGGTTTATCCACAATTATAGACGATTATCTCTTTGGAGATAGCAGAAGTTTTCGTCAATTATATGTTAATGATGCCGACTTAGAAAGCCTTAAGACTCGTTTAAAAGGTTTTTGTAAACGCACACTGCGCCAGCAGGTGTTACAATATATCCCCTATACTAATCGCAAAGCAATAACCATTCACTTCGCACAGACCGATCGAGAGATAAAATTATATCAGGGCATAACAGCATTTCTCCAACAGCCTGATACCTACGCCATACCAACAAGCCAGAAATCTCTTATTACCTTGGTGATGAGAAAAATACTGGCATCATCATCCTATGCTCTCATAGCAACATTGGAAACAATAAAAAGACGTTTAGAGAAGTTAAGTGATGAACAACCGGTAGAAGAAAACATCGTTGATCAGTTGGTTGATGATGAATCCCTGGATGATGAGGAGATGGAAGAACTGGGAATAGCCATGAAAGAGGAGGAAGATAAAACAGAAGATCAGGATGGAGGTAAAATTGATAAGGAAAAGATTGATCACGAAATTGAATTGCTGGAAAAATTTATTGAAGACGCAAAGGTTATCAAAGTCGACTCAAAAACAAAAAAGCTCAGAGACGGCATTGAACGCGGTTTTGCGGAAGCGGAGAAAATGGGGGCAAAGAAAAAAGCTGTTGTATTTACCGAATCACGTCGGACACAACAATACTTAAAGGACTATCTGGATGCCAACGGCTATGCAGGAAGAGTTGTTACGTTTAACGGAACAAATACAGACCAGGAGTCTAAAAAAATATATGAAAACTGGCTTGAGCACAACAGAGACACCGGTCGTATCAGTGGATCGAAGAGCTCGGATAAACGTATTGCCATCCTGGAGCATTTTAGAGATACATCGGATATTCTTATCGCAACTGAAGCTGCTGCAGAGGGAATAAATCTGCAATTCTGTTCACTGGTTATCAATTATGATCTGCCATGGAACCCGCAACGTATAGAACAGCGAATAGGAAGATGTCACCGCTACGGACAAAAATATGATGTTGTCGTGATTAATTTCTTAAATGAACGCAATGACGTTGACCGACAGGTATATGATCTTTTGGTATATAAATTTAAACTGTTCAGTGGTGTCTTTGGTGCATCTGATGAAGTACTTGGTTCGCTCGAATCAGGTGTCGATTTTGAGAAGGAGGTGTTACGAATCTACCGGCAATGCCGCAAACCACAGGAGATTCAGAGCGCCTTTTCAGAATTACAACAGAAAATGGACGAACAGATTCAATCAAAGATTAAGGAAAGCAAACAGATTCTCCTTGAACATTTTGATGAGGATGTACACGAACGTCTTAAACTGCATTTGGACCAAACACAGGATTTACTTGATAAGATGGAGCTGAGATTCTGGAAGATTACGGAACATGTCTTGGAGAAGAGAGCAGAATTCCATTGTGAAGAGTTATCGTTTTATCTTAAGGAACCACCTGGCAATACAATCCGCACCGGCAACTATCATTTAATATCAAAAAGAAAAGAAAATGTTGAAAGTATATATTTATATCGCATGTCTCATCCTCTTGGGGAGTATGTATTGTCAGAATCGAGAAGATGCAATACCCCTTATGCAGAACTAGTCTTTGATATCAGCAGCCATCCTGTTAAGATATCTGTCGTTGAGTCACTCAAGCGAAAATCAGGGTATTTGATACTATCTAAACTCATGATTAAGAGTTTCGGGCAGGACGAATATTTACTTTTTAATGCTTTCGATGATACAGGCGCTGTAATTCATCCTGAAATTTGCGAGAAATTGTTTGATTGTGGCGCCACTACTCAAAGAGATGTTAGTTTGCCGGATGAAATACAGAAGAGATTGCGAGATGACGCTCAATGTCATATTGACGCTACGATCGATAAGACAATGGAACGGAACAATTCCTATTATCATGATGAATGCGATCGCCTGTTTCGCTGGACAGATGACCTGATCTCATCTGCCGAAAAGGAATTAAAGGATACCAAGAACAGACTCCGTGCTTTGAACCGAGAGTTGCGCCAATCGACATCCCTGCAGGAGAAGCATGACGTTGAGGTAAAGATCAGGGAAACAGAAAAAATTCAACGCAGGCAGCGACAGCGAATCTTTGATGTAGAGGATGAAATAGAAGAAAAACGTGATATACTGATTGACACGCTCAAGAAAAAGATGGAGCAGAAAACTGATACCGAAACATTATTTATGATACGATGGAAGGTTGTTTAA
- a CDS encoding DEAD/DEAH box helicase, with protein sequence MITDYHAKYYAHDLLKSSTEDGIEKISRSLFDAAVDLNPHQIEAALFALKSPLSKGVVLADEVGLGKTIEASIALCQYWAERKRKLLVVCPASIRKQWSIELEEKFNIPSVILESRTYNQFNNDGYDNPFTQDKVVICSYQFIHSKKETTKLIPWDLAIIDEAHKLRNAYRRSNVLGQSIKWVLEDTKKILLTATPLQNSLMELLVYPQL encoded by the coding sequence ATGATTACCGATTATCATGCTAAATATTATGCACACGACTTGCTGAAATCATCCACTGAAGATGGGATTGAGAAGATATCTCGTTCCCTTTTTGATGCTGCGGTTGACTTGAATCCCCATCAAATAGAAGCAGCTCTTTTCGCCTTAAAGTCTCCTTTGTCAAAAGGTGTTGTCCTGGCTGATGAGGTTGGTTTGGGTAAAACAATCGAAGCATCTATAGCGCTTTGCCAGTATTGGGCAGAACGTAAGCGAAAATTACTCGTTGTTTGTCCGGCATCGATAAGAAAGCAATGGAGCATAGAGCTTGAAGAAAAATTTAATATACCTTCCGTGATTCTTGAGTCTAGGACGTATAATCAGTTCAATAATGATGGTTATGATAACCCATTTACCCAGGATAAAGTTGTTATCTGTTCATATCAGTTCATACATAGTAAGAAAGAAACAACAAAATTAATCCCCTGGGACTTAGCAATTATTGATGAAGCTCATAAGCTGAGAAACGCATACCGCAGATCAAATGTACTCGGACAATCGATTAAGTGGGTTCTGGAAGACACAAAGAAGATACTTTTGACAGCAACCCCACTACAGAATTCGTTAATGGAGCTTTTGGTTTATCCACAATTATAG
- a CDS encoding transposase, protein MNRGRRRETIFPKKEDYIAFIEILKETVSAWNIKIVAYCLMSNHYHLLVQTPEGNLSRCMRHINGVYTQRYNRRNRHDGQLFRGRYKSILLDSENYLTVLVRYIHHNPLRAGIVSRLEDYAWSSHKGYLSKSSQWNWLDKESFFELLTHDKSKRLKEYKEFMNEEDPEEIVNVFKKKNSPSILGTEEFINWVKEKYSAFLFKEEIPETKLLAPDKEKIILAVCKEYKVKMSQLYGIRRGAVNEPRNIAIYLTRYMRRDSLKEIGKEFKVVKYSSVSSIIESVKSNLISNKKLKKHVDNIKRDLQLSYRQT, encoded by the coding sequence ATGAATAGAGGGCGTCGCCGTGAAACCATATTCCCAAAGAAAGAAGATTATATAGCCTTTATTGAGATATTAAAGGAAACGGTATCAGCATGGAATATTAAAATAGTTGCATATTGTTTAATGTCTAATCATTACCATCTTTTAGTCCAGACACCCGAAGGGAATCTTTCACGGTGCATGAGGCACATAAATGGTGTTTATACTCAGAGATACAATCGTAGGAATAGGCATGATGGACAATTATTCAGAGGAAGATATAAATCTATTTTATTAGACAGTGAAAATTATCTTACCGTTTTGGTAAGGTATATTCACCACAATCCTCTACGGGCTGGAATAGTTAGCCGATTAGAGGATTATGCCTGGAGCAGTCATAAAGGATATCTGTCAAAATCCTCTCAATGGAATTGGTTAGACAAGGAAAGTTTCTTTGAATTATTGACTCATGATAAATCAAAACGTTTGAAAGAATATAAGGAATTTATGAATGAGGAAGATCCAGAAGAGATAGTTAATGTATTTAAAAAGAAGAACTCTCCTTCTATACTGGGAACTGAGGAATTTATAAACTGGGTAAAAGAGAAATATTCAGCCTTTCTATTTAAAGAAGAAATTCCAGAGACGAAGCTGTTGGCCCCAGACAAGGAAAAAATAATACTTGCCGTTTGTAAAGAATACAAAGTCAAAATGTCTCAATTATATGGTATCCGTCGGGGAGCAGTTAATGAGCCAAGAAATATAGCGATTTACTTAACACGATATATGCGGCGCGATTCTTTAAAGGAAATAGGCAAAGAGTTTAAGGTTGTTAAATATAGTAGCGTAAGCAGTATAATTGAAAGTGTAAAGTCAAATCTCATAAGTAACAAAAAACTGAAAAAACATGTAGATAATATAAAAAGAGATTTACAGTTAAGCTATCGGCAGACTTGA
- a CDS encoding Fic family protein yields MKPFIPDTLPLQDIDWVRFITLIGKANAELARYDGILQGIINPRVLLSPLTTNEAVLSSRIEGTQASLVEVLEFEASAQAVIQTEKEKDIQEIINYRKAIDMALDWLMKKPITLNLIKEIHGQLLDSVRGKDKGRGRFRSVQNWIGKPGTPVEQAYYVPPEPMRLMEYLSNFEKYIHFDEKDTLVQLAVVHAQFEIIHPFVDGNGRVGRILIPLLLYEKRVLSTPMFYISEYLEANRDEYYERLKAITQNKKWEEWIEFFLRSIVEQAKTNSKKAREILELYEKKKERMQTITRSQYVINIIDTLFARPVFSASDFIHSSGIPKASAMRFMKLLEKEGVISVLRKGGGRKASIYIFNKLLEIVE; encoded by the coding sequence ATGAAACCATTTATTCCGGATACATTACCACTACAAGACATTGATTGGGTAAGATTTATAACTCTTATAGGAAAGGCGAATGCTGAGTTAGCTCGTTATGATGGTATTTTACAGGGAATTATCAATCCACGTGTGCTCTTATCACCCCTTACTACTAATGAGGCAGTTCTTTCTTCACGCATTGAAGGGACACAGGCTAGCCTTGTAGAGGTTCTTGAATTCGAAGCTTCTGCTCAAGCTGTGATACAGACTGAAAAAGAAAAGGATATCCAGGAAATAATAAATTATCGCAAGGCTATTGATATGGCGCTTGACTGGCTTATGAAAAAGCCAATCACATTAAATTTGATAAAAGAGATACACGGCCAACTTTTAGATAGTGTTAGGGGTAAAGATAAGGGAAGGGGTAGATTTAGGAGTGTTCAAAACTGGATTGGTAAACCGGGAACGCCTGTGGAACAAGCTTATTACGTTCCACCAGAGCCAATGCGCTTAATGGAGTACTTATCTAATTTTGAGAAGTATATACATTTTGATGAAAAGGATACGCTAGTCCAGCTTGCCGTTGTTCACGCTCAATTTGAAATAATTCACCCCTTTGTAGATGGAAACGGAAGGGTTGGAAGGATATTGATTCCATTATTACTATACGAAAAAAGGGTGCTCAGTACTCCGATGTTTTATATAAGTGAATACCTTGAGGCCAATAGAGATGAATATTATGAGAGACTAAAAGCTATTACTCAAAATAAGAAATGGGAAGAGTGGATAGAGTTCTTTTTACGCTCTATCGTTGAACAGGCAAAAACAAACAGTAAAAAGGCGAGAGAAATATTGGAATTATATGAAAAGAAGAAAGAGCGTATGCAAACTATTACAAGGTCTCAATATGTTATTAATATCATCGACACACTTTTTGCCAGGCCAGTCTTTAGCGCCAGTGACTTTATCCATAGCTCGGGCATTCCTAAGGCAAGTGCGATGCGTTTTATGAAATTGCTTGAAAAAGAAGGCGTAATTTCGGTTTTGCGTAAAGGAGGCGGAAGAAAAGCCAGCATATATATTTTTAATAAGTTACTCGAAATTGTGGAATAA